CCCCGAAGGAGTGGTAGCCCACCGGCACCGGGATCGGCACGTTCACGCCGACCATGCCCGCCTCGATCTCCAGCTGGAAGCGGCGGGCCGCGCCGCCGTCCCGGGTGAAGATCGCGGTGCCGTTGCCGAACGGCGAGGCGTTCATGAGGGCCACGCCCTCCTCGTACGTGTCGACGCGCAGCACGCACAGGACCGGGCCGAAGATCTCGTCCTGGTACGCCTTCGCGGTGGTCGGCACGCGGTCGAGCAGCGAGAGGCCGATCCAGTGGCCGTCCTCATGGCCCTCGACCGTGTAGCCCGTGCCGTCGAGGACGACCTCGCAGCCCTCGGCCGCCGCGCCCGTCACGTACGAGGCGACCTTGTCGCGGTGGGCGGCCGTGATGAGCGGGCCCATCTCCGAGGTCGGGTCGTTGCCGGGGCCGATCTTGATCTTCTCGGCGCGCTCCTTGATCTTGCCGACCAGCTCGTCGGCGACCGAACCGACGGCGACGACCGCCGAGATGGCCATGCAGCGCTCGCCCGCCGAGCCGTAGGCCGCGGAGACTGCGGCGTCGGCGGCCGCGTCGAGGTCGGCGTCCGGCAGGACCAGCATGTGGTTCTTGGCGCCGCCGAGAGCCTGCACGCGCTTGCCGTTGGCGGAGGCGGTGGTGTGGATGTAGCGGGCGATGGGGGTGGAGCCGACGAAGGAGACGGCCGCGACGTCCGGGTGCTCAAGAAGGCGGTCCACGGCCACCTTGTCACCGTGCACGACGTTGAAGACGCCGTCCGGCAGGCCCGCCTCGCTCAGCAGCTCCGCGATCTTCATCGACGCGGACGGGTCCTTCTCGCTCGGCTTGAGCACGAACGTGTTGCCGCAGGCGATGGCCAGCGGGAACATCCACATCGGCACCATGGCGGGGAAGTTGAACGGCGTGATGCCGGCGACGACGCCCAGCGGCTGGCGGATGGACGACACGTCCACGCGCGACGCCACCTCCGTCGACAGCTCGCCCTTCAGCTGCACCGTGATGCCGCACGCCAGATCGACGATCTCCAGGCCGCGGGCGACCTCGCCGAGCGCGTCCGAGTGCACCTTGCCGTGCTCGGCGACGATCGCCTCGGCGATCGCGTCGCGGTTGGCGTCGAGCAGCGCGCGGAACTTGAAGAGGATCGCGGTGCGCTTGGCGAGCGACGACTTGCCCCAGGTCGCGAAGGCCTCGCGGGCGGCGGCTACGGCCGCGTCCACCTCGTCGACGGATGCGAAGGCGACCCGCGTCGTGGCGGCGCCGGTCGCCGGGTCGGTGACCGAACCGTACGTACCGGACGCGCCCGCAGCCTGTTCGACGGACTTTCCACCGATCCAGTGGTTCACGGTCTTCGTCATGACAAGCATCCCTCTTCTCACAGGTGGCGGCGTCGGGCAGTGACGTGCCGGTCGTACTCTTCCCTGGCCTTGACCGCGGACACCCGGGTCGCCGTCTCGGCCACGGGCACATCCCACCACGCCTGTGCCGGGGGCGGGCCCGACACTGTGTCTGCCGTTTCCGTCTCCACATAGACACATGTGGGACGGTCTGCGTCGCGCGCCTCGCGCAGCGCCGCGCGCAGGTCGCGGACGCTTTCGGCGCGCAGCACCCGCATGCCGAGCGAGGCCGCGTTCGCGGCGAGATCGACGGGCAGCGGGCCCTCGGTGTACGACCCGTCGGCCGCCCGGAAGCGGTACGCGGTGCCGAATCGCTCGCCGCCCACGGACTCGGAGAGGCCGCCGATGGAGGCGTAGCCGTGGTTCTGGAGGATGACGACCTTGATGGGCAGGTTCTCCTGGACGGCGGTGACGAGCTCCGTCGGGTTCATCAGGTACGTGCCGTCGCCGACCAGCGCCCACACGGGCCGCTCGGGTGCGGCGAGGGCGACGCCGATGGCCGCCGGGATCTCGTATCCCATGCAGGAGTAGCCGTACTCGACGTGGTACTGCCGCGGCGACCGTGCCCGCCACAGTTTGTGCAGGTCGCCGGGGAGCGAACCGGCGGCGTTGATCACGACGTCCTCGTCCGTCACCACCTCGTCGAGGAGGCCCACGACCTGCGCCTGGGTGGGGCGCACGTCCGCCTCATCCGCCCGGAACGCCGCCTCGACGCGCCGCTCCCACCGCTCCTTCCCGTCCCCGTATTCGGCGACGTACGCGGGCTCGACCGCGTGACCCCGCAGCGCCTCCGTGAGCGCTTCGAGCCCCGCACGCGCGTCGGCGATCAGCGTGGCGCCCGCCATCTTGTGGCCGTCGAAGGGCGCGATGTTCAGGTTCAGGAAGCGCACGTCCGCCGCTTCGAAGAGCGTGCCGGACGCGGTGGTGAAGTCGCTGTAGCGGGTGCCGACGCCGATCACGAGGTCGGCGGTGCGGGCCAGTTCGTCGGCGGTCGCCGTGCCGGTGTGCCCGATGCCTCCGACGTCCGCCGGGTGGTCGTGGCGCAGCGAGCCCTTGCCCGCCTGGGTGGAGGCGACGGGGATGCGGGTCGCGTCCACGAACTCCCGCAGCGCGTCCTCGGCGGCGCTGTGGTGGACGCCGCCGCCCGCGACGATCAGGGGGCGCCGGGCCGCGCGCACGGCGGCCCCGGCGGCGGCCAGTTCGCGCGGGTCGGGGGCGGGCCTGCGTACGGTCCACGTCCGTTCGGCGAAGAACTCCTCCGGCCAGTCGTACGCCTCCGCCTGCACGTCCTGCGGCAGGGCGAGCGTGACGGCGCCGGTCTCCGCGGGGTCGGTGAGGACGCGCATCGCGGCGAGCGCGGCGGGGATCAGCGCCTCGGGGCGGGTCACGCGGTCGAAGTACTTCGAGACGGGGCGCAGGCAGTCGTTGACCGACACGTCACCGGCGTACGGGTCTTCGAGCTGCTGGAGGACGGGGTCGGCGGGCCTGGCGGCGAAGATGTCGCCGGGGAGCAGGAGGACGGGCAGCCGGTTGACGGTGGCGAGCGCGGCGCCGGTGACGAGGTTGGTGGCGCCGGGGCCGATGGAGGTGGTCACGGCGTGGGTGGAGAGGCGGCCGCACTGCCGGGCGTACCCGACGGCGGCGTGCACCATGGCCTGTTCGTTGCGCCCCTGGTGGAAGGGCATCTCATCGGCGTACTCCACGAGGGCCTGTCCGACCCCGGCCACGTTGCCGTGTCCGAAGATGCCCCAGGTCGCGCCGATGAGCCGCTGCCGCGTGCCGTCCCGCTCGGTGTACTGCCGCGCGAGGAAACGGACCAGGGCCTGGGCCGTGGTGAGCCGGGTCATCGGTATCCCTCCGTGTGGTCGGGGTGGAAGCAGATCCGCCACTCCCGCTCCTGGCCGGGTCCTGCCATCACGTTCAGGTAGTACATCGCGTGGCCGGGCTGCGCGACGGACGGGCCGTGCCAGCCGTCGGGCACCAGCACGGCGTCCCCCGTACGGACCTCGGCGAGGACGTCGGTGCCGCCCTCCCTCGACGGGAAGACCCGCTGGTAGCCGAAGCCCTCGCGGTCGCCGTGCGCCTCGATCTCGAAGTAGTAGATCTCCTCCAGCTCCGCCTCGATGCCCGGGCGGTGCTCGTCGTGCTTGTGCGGCGGGTACGAGGACCAGTTGCCGCCGGGAGTGATCACCTCGACGGCGATGAGCCGGTCGCACTCGAAGGCGTCCGCGGACGCGAAGTTGCGCACCTCGCGTGCGCAGCCGCCGCTGCCGCGGTTCTCGACTGGTACCTCCGGCGCGGAGCCGTAGCGGGCGGGGAGTCGACGCTCGCACTTCGCTCCTGCCAGGGCGAAGCGGCCTCCCGCGCCGGAGGCGATCTGGATCCGGGCGTCGCGCGGCACGTAAGCGAAGTCGGAGACTCCGCTGAACACGCTGTCGCGGCCCAGCAGTTCGATGATCCCGTCTGCTGTCTGCACCGTACAGCCGCCGGTCAGCGGGAGCACGATCCATTCACTCTCTCCGGTGGTGAAGGAGTGGGTACCGCCCGGTTCGAGCTCGACGACGCGCAGTTGCGCGTAGCTCCAACCGGCCCGTTTCGGATCGATGGCGAGGGCGTACGGACCGTCGGCCGCACTCCCTTTCGGTACGTACGTCATGTGGGGCCTCCCGGGCCTGTCCGCATCGCCGGTGCAACAGTCCTGCGCTCGCCTACAACAGTCCTACGGCCGTGTCGACCGCCCCCGCCACGTCCCCGTCGGGCGGGTACAGCAGTGCCCTGCCCACGACGAGCCCCTGCACGGTGGGAAGTTGCAGGGCGCCGCGCCACTTCTCGTACGCCGCCTCCTGGTCGCCTCCGGTGTCGCCGCCCAGCAGGACGGCGGGGAGCGTCGAGGTCTCCATGACGCGGGCCATGTCGTCGGGGTTCTCGGTGACGGGGACCTTCAGCCAGGTGTACGCGGAGGTGCCGGCGAGCCCGGAGGCGATGGCGATGGAACGGGTGACGGCCGCGGCGCTCAGGTCGTTGCGGGGCGGGCCGCCCGACCCGTCGCGTGCGGTCAGGAACGGCTCGACGAAGACGGGCAGCCCGCGCTCGGCCATGCCGTCGACGACGCGGGCGGTGGAGTGCAGGGTCCGCAGCGAGCCCGGGTCCTCGTAGTCGACGCGCAGCAGCAGCTTGCCCGCGTCGAAGCGGAGCCGCTCGACGTCCTCGGGCCGGTACCCGGTGAACCGGTCGTCCAGCTCGAAGGCGGCGCCCGCGAGTCCGCCGCGGTTCATCGACCCCATGACGACCTTGCCGTCGAGGGCGCCGAGGAGCAGCAGGTCGTCGAGGACGTCGGCGCTGGCGAGCACGCCGTCGACGCCGGGCCGCGACAGCGCGAGGCAGAGCCGTTCGAGGAGGTCGGCCCGGTTGGCCATGGCGAACGGGTCCCGCCCCACGCCGAGGGAGCCCCGGGCGGGATGATCAGCGGCGACGATCATGAGCCGCCCGCTGTCCCCGAGCAACTCCCGCCGCACGCGCCGGGCGGCGGCTTCGGCGATGGCTTCGGGATGCCGGGCACGGGTCCGGCTGAGGGCGCCGACGTCCACTGGGTTCAGTCCCTTCGGCGACAGATTCAGCCCCTCCGGCGTTCGAGCAGCGAGGTCCGGGCCGGAGCCCCGAGGACGGTGCCCACCTCGGGCGTGCACGCTCACGTGACGGCCCCCGACTCCACCGCCGAGGCGACCTCGCCAGGAAACGGCATGGCGGACGAGCACTCCAGCCGCGAAGCCACGATCGCCCCCGCCGCGTTCGCGTACCGCATGATCCGTTCGAGGTCCCAGCCCGCGAGCAGCCCGTGGCAGAGCGCCCCGCCGAACGCGTCACCCGCGCCTAGCCCGTTGAGGACCTTGACCGGCAGGGGCGGGACCTGCGCCGCCTCCCCCGCCCGGTTCATGGCGAGCACTCCCTCGGGTCCCTGTTTCACGACGGCCAGCTCGACGCCCGCGTCGAGCAACGCCCCTGCCGCCGCCAGCGGTTCGCGTACCCCCGTCGCGATCTCCACCTCGTCGAGGTTGCCGACGGCGACGGTGGCGTGCGCGAGCGCCGCCTCGTAATGGGGCCGCGCCTCACCGGGGTCACCCCAGGCTGTGCTTTTCCAGAACATGGGTCGCCAGTCCAGGTCGAAGACGGTGGTCCCGTTCCGAGCCCGGTGCGCGAGCGCCGCCAGCGTCGCCGTGCGGCTGGGCTCCGCGCACAGCCCCGTGCCCGTCATCCAGAAGATCCGCGCCGCGGCGACCGCGTCGAGGTCGAGCTCGTCCTCGTGGATCTCCAGGTCGGGCGCCTTCGGCAGCCGGTAGAAGTACAGCGGGAAGTCGTCCGGTGGGAAGATCTCGCAGAACGTCACCGGTGTCGGCAGGCCCTCGACCGGGGTCACCCAGCGGTCGTCGACGCCGAAGTCCCGCAGCGCGCTGTGCAGGTACTCCCCGAAGGGGTCCGCGCCGGTACGGGTGATGACGGCGACGCGGCGGCCGAGACGGGCCGCGGCGACCGCGACGTTGCTGGCCGAGCCGCCGAGGAACTTCCCGAACGCGGTCACCTCGGCGAGGGGCACCCCGCTCTGCAACGGGTACAGGTCCACCCCGATCCGCCCCATCGTGACGACGTCGTACGGATCACTCACCCTGTGCGTCCCTTCGCCGGACCCGACGATCGTGTGCCCCCAGGTCTAATCCCGCCCCCGGAACCCTGTCAACATTTTGTCCTTACATTCGGACCACTGCTTGACACTCTTCCGAGGCGGCCTGGACGCTGGCTGGCATGACGACGCTGTCTCGTATTCGGATCGGTTCGGCGCCCGACTCGTGGGGCGTGTGGTTTCCCGAGGACCCGCGGCAGGTCCCGTGGCGCCGCTTCCTCGACGAGGTCGCGGAGTCCGGGTACGAGTGGATCGAGCTCGGACCGTACGGCTACCTGCCCACCGACCCCGCCGAACTGACCGCCGAGACGGCCCGTCGCGGCCTCAAGGTGTCCGCGGGCACGGTCTTCACGGGGCTGCACCACGGGCCCGCCGTCTGGGAGAAGACGTGGGAGCACGTGGCGGACAACGCGGCGCTCGCGCAGGCCATGGGCGCCGGGCACCTCGTCGTCATCCCGTCCTTCTGGCGGGACGACAAGACCGGCGACGTCCTGGAGGACCGCGTCCTCACGCCCGCACAATGGCGCGAACTGACCACCCAGACCGAGCGCCTGGCCCACGAGGTCCGCGAGCGCTACGGCCTGCGCGTCGTGGTCCACCCGCACGCGGACACGCACATCGACAGCGAGGAGAACGTCACCCGTTTCCTCGACGCCACCGACCCGGACCTCGTCTCGCTCTGCCTGGACACCGGGCACTACGCGTACTGCGGCGGCGACAGCGTCAAGCTCATCGAGACGTACGGCGAACGCATCGGCTATCTGCACCTCAAGCAGGTCGACCCGGCGGTCCTCGCCGAGGTGCGGGCCGACGAGGTGCCGTTCGGGCCCGCGGTGGCGCGCGGTGTGATGTGCGAGCCGCCCGGCGGGGTGCCGGCCCTGGAGCCCGTTCTGACCGCGGCGCAGAAGCTGGGGGTCGAGCTCTTCGCCATCGTGGAGCAGGACATGTACCCGTGCGACCCCGGCAAGCCGCTGCCGATCGCCCGCCGCACCCGCTCGTTCCTGAGGTCGTGCGGCGCGTAGGACCCCCTGCGTGGGGCCCTGCGTGGACTCACCGCATGGACTCACCGCATGGACTCACCGCATGGACTCACCGCATGGACTCACCGCATGCGTCGCTTCTGTCACAAACAATCCTGTCCTGTCACACATGTCTCACGTTCGCGGGTCTTGCGTCACAGGAGTACGACAGTCGCCCCTCAGTGGTCACTCTGCGTCGTTCACCGGGCACAGGCTGAGTGATCGCCACGCGCCGCACCCAGCTCCCCCGTCGGCCTCTCCGGCCGCCCTGGGTGCACGCAGGGAGGTACCACTGATGACCGACCGCAGGCTTTGGTCGTACAAGGAGATCGCCGCGCACATCCGTGTGCAGCCCGACACGGTCCGCTCGTACCGCAAGCACGGGCTGCTGCCCGACCCCGACCACGTGGAGGGCGGCAAGCCCTACTGGTACGCGGACACCGTGCGCGCCTGGGTGGCGGCGCGGCCCGGCAACCGGGGACGCAGAGGCTGACGCCGCGACCGCGCCGCGCGGCCCCACCACGTTGAAGTCATACCCCCTAGGGGTATAGTCTCAAGTGCGTCAGGAGGTCGCCGGGGTTCCCGGGCCCCCTCAAGCACGCTACGCCGCATACGTACACACCCCCGAGGAGAACGACATGAGCGCCCAGACCGAGCTCCCGCAGGCCGCATCCGAGACGACCGTGTACGAAGTGACGGGCATGACCTGCGGGCACTGCGAGGGTGCGGTGTCCGAGGAGATCTCGGAGATCGCGGGCGTCACCTCCGTCAAGGCCGTCGCCGCCACGGGCCTGGTCACCGTGGTCTCCGAGGCCCCGCTGGACGAGGCCGCGGTCCGCGCCGCCGTCGACGAGGCGGGCTACGAGCTCGTCGGCGTCAAGGCCTGACCCTCCCGGGCCGCGCCGCACGAACGGCGGCCGGCCGGGTACCCGGGCCCTGTGGTGTCGACACCGACACCGCAGGGCCCGCAGCCGTCCCACGACCCCGGAAGCAGTACGGAAGAGCCATGACCGAAGTCGAACTCGCCGTCGGCGGGATGACCTGTGCCTCCTGCTCCTCGCGCATCGAGAAGAAGCTGAACCGCATGGAGGGCGTGACCGCCACGGTCAACCTCGCCACGGAGAAGGCGAAGGTCTCGTTCGGCGAGACCGAGGACGGCACGGCGGTCGAGGTCGCCCAACTGATCGCGCTGGTCGAGAAGCTGGGCTACACGGCCGAGGAGATCGTGCCGCC
The sequence above is a segment of the Streptomyces sp. Je 1-369 genome. Coding sequences within it:
- the mmsA gene encoding CoA-acylating methylmalonate-semialdehyde dehydrogenase, producing the protein MTKTVNHWIGGKSVEQAAGASGTYGSVTDPATGAATTRVAFASVDEVDAAVAAAREAFATWGKSSLAKRTAILFKFRALLDANRDAIAEAIVAEHGKVHSDALGEVARGLEIVDLACGITVQLKGELSTEVASRVDVSSIRQPLGVVAGITPFNFPAMVPMWMFPLAIACGNTFVLKPSEKDPSASMKIAELLSEAGLPDGVFNVVHGDKVAVDRLLEHPDVAAVSFVGSTPIARYIHTTASANGKRVQALGGAKNHMLVLPDADLDAAADAAVSAAYGSAGERCMAISAVVAVGSVADELVGKIKERAEKIKIGPGNDPTSEMGPLITAAHRDKVASYVTGAAAEGCEVVLDGTGYTVEGHEDGHWIGLSLLDRVPTTAKAYQDEIFGPVLCVLRVDTYEEGVALMNASPFGNGTAIFTRDGGAARRFQLEIEAGMVGVNVPIPVPVGYHSFGGWKDSLFGDHHIYGNDGTHFYTRGKVVTTRWPDPSDAPSGVDLGFPRNH
- the iolD gene encoding 3D-(3,5/4)-trihydroxycyclohexane-1,2-dione acylhydrolase (decyclizing), which codes for MTRLTTAQALVRFLARQYTERDGTRQRLIGATWGIFGHGNVAGVGQALVEYADEMPFHQGRNEQAMVHAAVGYARQCGRLSTHAVTTSIGPGATNLVTGAALATVNRLPVLLLPGDIFAARPADPVLQQLEDPYAGDVSVNDCLRPVSKYFDRVTRPEALIPAALAAMRVLTDPAETGAVTLALPQDVQAEAYDWPEEFFAERTWTVRRPAPDPRELAAAGAAVRAARRPLIVAGGGVHHSAAEDALREFVDATRIPVASTQAGKGSLRHDHPADVGGIGHTGTATADELARTADLVIGVGTRYSDFTTASGTLFEAADVRFLNLNIAPFDGHKMAGATLIADARAGLEALTEALRGHAVEPAYVAEYGDGKERWERRVEAAFRADEADVRPTQAQVVGLLDEVVTDEDVVINAAGSLPGDLHKLWRARSPRQYHVEYGYSCMGYEIPAAIGVALAAPERPVWALVGDGTYLMNPTELVTAVQENLPIKVVILQNHGYASIGGLSESVGGERFGTAYRFRAADGSYTEGPLPVDLAANAASLGMRVLRAESVRDLRAALREARDADRPTCVYVETETADTVSGPPPAQAWWDVPVAETATRVSAVKAREEYDRHVTARRRHL
- the iolB gene encoding 5-deoxy-glucuronate isomerase, yielding MTYVPKGSAADGPYALAIDPKRAGWSYAQLRVVELEPGGTHSFTTGESEWIVLPLTGGCTVQTADGIIELLGRDSVFSGVSDFAYVPRDARIQIASGAGGRFALAGAKCERRLPARYGSAPEVPVENRGSGGCAREVRNFASADAFECDRLIAVEVITPGGNWSSYPPHKHDEHRPGIEAELEEIYYFEIEAHGDREGFGYQRVFPSREGGTDVLAEVRTGDAVLVPDGWHGPSVAQPGHAMYYLNVMAGPGQEREWRICFHPDHTEGYR
- a CDS encoding deoxyribose-phosphate aldolase; the protein is MDVGALSRTRARHPEAIAEAAARRVRRELLGDSGRLMIVAADHPARGSLGVGRDPFAMANRADLLERLCLALSRPGVDGVLASADVLDDLLLLGALDGKVVMGSMNRGGLAGAAFELDDRFTGYRPEDVERLRFDAGKLLLRVDYEDPGSLRTLHSTARVVDGMAERGLPVFVEPFLTARDGSGGPPRNDLSAAAVTRSIAIASGLAGTSAYTWLKVPVTENPDDMARVMETSTLPAVLLGGDTGGDQEAAYEKWRGALQLPTVQGLVVGRALLYPPDGDVAGAVDTAVGLL
- the iolC gene encoding 5-dehydro-2-deoxygluconokinase, which codes for MSDPYDVVTMGRIGVDLYPLQSGVPLAEVTAFGKFLGGSASNVAVAAARLGRRVAVITRTGADPFGEYLHSALRDFGVDDRWVTPVEGLPTPVTFCEIFPPDDFPLYFYRLPKAPDLEIHEDELDLDAVAAARIFWMTGTGLCAEPSRTATLAALAHRARNGTTVFDLDWRPMFWKSTAWGDPGEARPHYEAALAHATVAVGNLDEVEIATGVREPLAAAGALLDAGVELAVVKQGPEGVLAMNRAGEAAQVPPLPVKVLNGLGAGDAFGGALCHGLLAGWDLERIMRYANAAGAIVASRLECSSAMPFPGEVASAVESGAVT
- a CDS encoding sugar phosphate isomerase/epimerase family protein; the protein is MTTLSRIRIGSAPDSWGVWFPEDPRQVPWRRFLDEVAESGYEWIELGPYGYLPTDPAELTAETARRGLKVSAGTVFTGLHHGPAVWEKTWEHVADNAALAQAMGAGHLVVIPSFWRDDKTGDVLEDRVLTPAQWRELTTQTERLAHEVRERYGLRVVVHPHADTHIDSEENVTRFLDATDPDLVSLCLDTGHYAYCGGDSVKLIETYGERIGYLHLKQVDPAVLAEVRADEVPFGPAVARGVMCEPPGGVPALEPVLTAAQKLGVELFAIVEQDMYPCDPGKPLPIARRTRSFLRSCGA
- a CDS encoding MerR family transcriptional regulator — its product is MTDRRLWSYKEIAAHIRVQPDTVRSYRKHGLLPDPDHVEGGKPYWYADTVRAWVAARPGNRGRRG
- a CDS encoding heavy-metal-associated domain-containing protein, producing the protein MSAQTELPQAASETTVYEVTGMTCGHCEGAVSEEISEIAGVTSVKAVAATGLVTVVSEAPLDEAAVRAAVDEAGYELVGVKA